Part of the Anomaloglossus baeobatrachus isolate aAnoBae1 chromosome 1, aAnoBae1.hap1, whole genome shotgun sequence genome, GGAAATACGGAAAATAAAAGTTTTCACATTTTCAGAAACTTTTTGATACAAGCAGTGACGTGCGCTGGTACTTACTGATCGCTGGTGCGATGCCGCCCACGGATCCGGGGCCAGGAATATTTCCGGCTACGGCCGCCGCTTGAGCCGCAGCCGCCGCCTGCGCCGTGGCCGCCTGCTGCTGCATTTGTCTGTGGCACTGGCGTAAATCGAACACCTTGAGGAGGACACACATAAAAGCACAGTATCGTTACCTTCTTGCGGTCCATACTCATCAAGTGTCCTAACAGCCATGATGCACGGTACATGACCACACAGCACAGCAGTCAGGATATTCTTATCTTCTTAAAGGGGTCAtccagaaaacaaaaaaataattgacACTTATTACTGGCTGGTGGACAGTACCTTAATGTAAGCACTGGGGTATATCTTGTGCACGGCGTCCCCGGGTGCTCGGCCCGCCTCTCTGTCCAGGTAGTAGCTCTGTACAAACACTGCGTGGTCACTGAGACATCGCACCCAGACATCGCCTTCTCCCTTACACTCCAGCTGCACGCCTTTCCCTATATGTAACCTGAAGGAAAGCGAGAAAACATgggtaaagaaaaaagaaaactttgtttacttaccgtaaattctttttcttatagttccgacatgggagacccagaccatgggtgtatagcttctgcctccggaggacacacaaagtactacactaaaagtgtagctcctccctccgagcatatacaccccctggaagaccacatctagccagtttagtgcaaaagctgaaggaggacatccacccacaagtagagatagagcaaaacccggaataaccggaacctctgtctacaacaacagccggtgaaaacccacggaacaagaaacctgccaacatgcaacagggagggtgctgggtctcccatgtcggaactataagaaaaagaatttacggtaagtaacaaaattctctttttcttcatcgttccttatgggagacccagaccatgggacgtctcaaagcagtccatgggtgggaataaacagaaactgagaagtaggcaaaacctaacttcacaaatgggcgacagccgcctgaaggatgcgtctgcccaagctcgcatctgccgaagcatgagcatgcacttggtagtgcttcgaaaaggtgtgcagactagaccaagtggcagcctgacagacctgctgagccgtagcctggtgcctgaaagcccaagaggcaccgacagctctggtcgagtgcgccttaatccccggcgggggggggcacctgagaacattggtaggcatcggaaatggccgacctaatccgacgagctagggtcggtttagaagccgagagacccttgcgctgacctgtggtcagcacaaaaagagaggtgcaccgcctaagggcagcggtgcgtgacacatagatccggagcgcccgtacCAAAtcaaaagtatgcaacgctttctcaaagcgatgcacaggggccggacaaagggaaggtaatgaaatgtcctggttaaggtggaaaggagacaccaccttagggagaaagtccggagtcggacggagaaccaccttgtcttggtgaaaaaccaaaaagggtgactccgaagagagcgcagccaaatcagagaccctccggagagaagttatggccaccagaaagaccactttctgtgaaagacgaaacaaagaaacctccctaagaggctcaaaggggggtttctgtaaggccgtgaggaccagattgaggtcccagggatccaaaggccgccggtaaggaggaatgatgtgagatgcgccctgcatgaaggtgcgcacctgggccagtcgggcgatacgccgctggaacaacactgagagccgagacctgtcccttgagggatagtcctagctgcagaccggactgtagaaaggacaggatggtcggcaaggaaaacggccaaggagcatggccggaagagcgacaccaggacaggaaaattctccaagtcctgtggtaaatcctggccgaggaagacttccgagcctgagtcatagtggagatgacctcggaaggaatgcctgaagccgtcaggatccaggactcaagagccacgccgtcaatctgagagccgcagaattctggcggaaaaacggaccttgtgagagaaggtctgggcggtccgggagatgccacggcacctctacggacagacggagcaggtctgggtaccaagctcgcctgggccagtctggagcaatgattatgacctgacggccctccattctgatcttgcgcaggactctgggcaagagagctagaggctgaaacacgtaggccagacggaactgggaccaatcctgaaccagcgcgtccgccgccaaggcctgaggatcgtgggagcgagccacgtaaaccgggaccttgttgttgtgccgggatgccattagatccacttccggagtgccccacttgcggcagattgaccggaacactgccggatgcagggcccactcgccgctgtccacggtttgacggctgagataatctgcctcccagttttctacgcctgggatgtggactgcggatatggtggacttggagtcctccgtccactgaaggatacgttgaacttccaacattgctaggtggctgcgagtcccgccttggtgattgatgtaggcaactgctgtcgcgttgtctgactggactcgaatgtgcttgcccgccaacaggtggtggaaGGCTACGagggctagaagcacagctctgatttccagcacattgatcgagagggctgattcggacggagtccaagtgccctgtgctcggtggtggagaaacactgctccccagccggatagactggcatccgtggtgagaatcacccaggacagggccaggaaggagcgtccctgggacagagagaggggccgaagccaccactgaagagagctcctggtctgtggcgacagagccaccagcctgtgcaaggaagaggtccgcttgtcccaacagcggagaatgtccagctgcaggggacgcagatggaactgggcaaagggaaccgcttccattgacgccaccatctgacccagcacctgcatgaggtgcctgatggaatgacggcggggcctcagcagagagcgtaccgccagatgaagggactgctgtttgactaagggcagcttcacaagtgccggcagagtctcgaattgcatccctaggtacgtaagttcctgggtcggggtcagagtggacttgggcagattgacaagccacccgaattgaacaagcgtggcgagagtgagcgagacactccgctgacagtctgcactggatgaagccttgactagaaggtcgtccaggtaaggaatcactgccaacccctggaggtgcagaaccgcaaccactgctgccatgaccttggtgaatacacgaggggccgtggctaacccgaaggggagagccacgaattggaaatgttcctctccgattgcaaaacgtagccaacgctggtgtgaaactgcaattggcacatgcagataggcatctctgatgtcgatggatgccaggaagtccccttgggtcattgaggcaatgaccgatcgcagagattccatgcgaaagtgccgcacctgaacatgcttgttgagaagcttgagatccaggatgggccggaaggtaccgtccttcttggggactaggaagaggtttgagtagaaacctctgaaccgttcccgggcgggaaccggtacaattactccgttggcctgcaaggaagccacggcctgagagaagacggcggctttggagcaggggggagtggacagaaaaaatctgtttggcgggctggaagaaaattctatcctgtagccgtgggagatgatatcccgcacccactgatcggagacgtgttggaaccacacgtcgccaaagtgggagagcctgcccccgaccaaggacgttgctggcgcagccagatagtcaagaggaggctgccttagtggcagcggctcctccgctcttctgaggacgcggctttgtgcgccagctgggttttcatgcacaagggacccttcaataacgtctcaatacttagcttatgagatgcagggccaggtccctgagggatgagcgctccgtccggcaaggtcctgaaagggctgcggatggagaccggtctcctgcaaagcagagagaaccgtgatggctcccacttcaagccagagcccgagggatggtgaaggagcacggcatgtaaggctctagccttgtaaatcaaccttaacagcaccaccgacacagtggggtgagaagggacatgccgggagtccagcttggacccgcttttggatatgtgctcggttcaggcagtatgagctgacatgcagtgcatatagagtaagccttgcagccttgctcctgaacacaaagcattgaactggctagatgtggtcttccagggggtgtatatgctcggagggaggagctacactttttagtgtagtactttgtgtgtcctccggaggcagaagctatacaccccatggtctgggtctcccataaggaacgatgaagaaagtgacatttagtgatgagcgggcactaccatgctcgggtgctcagtactcgtaacaagtgatgagcgggcactaccatgctcgggtgctcagtactcgtaacaagtgatgagcgggcactaccatgcttaggtgcgcaGTACTCgttactaatgatgagcgggcactaccatactcgggtgctcagtactagttacaagtactgagcacccgagcatggtagtgcccgctcatcactagttacgagtactgagcacctgagcatggtagtgcccgctcatcactagttacaagtactgagcacccgagcatggtagtgcccgctcatcactagttatgaatacagagcacacgagcatggtagtgccctctcatcactagttatgagtaccgagcacctgagcatggtagtgtccgctcatcactagttacaagtactgagcacccgagcatggtagtgcccgctcatcactagttatgagtactgagcacccgagcatggtagtgtccgattatcactagttatgagtactgagcacccgagcatggtagtgtccgattatcactagttaccagtgctgagcacccgagcatggtagtgcccgatcatcactagttacgagtactgagcacccgagcatggtagtgtccgattATCACTAGTGACATTATAATCATACAGAAGTCAGGTTTCCCAAAACTTTGATTCTGACTCTCCGATGAGCCCCCGGGCTGGACCCCATAGAGGTCAGTAGCGCAGCATCTGTACATAGTGAGCCAATGTTCTGGGGTCATGCTGCTTATCATCATCTCCATACACTACGCAGCCAATGTGCATCTGTTCAGTCTTTTTTCCTATTATCCTTCATCATAATCGCCATATTGGGGcttaatattacatgggatatataaTGTGCTGTAAGGCTGGGGGAAAAAAACTACACAAGCTGAAAGGGtgacaaaaaaacccctaaaattcCAACATAGTTAATTGGCTTTTGTTGAGCTATGTGGGAGGGAGACGAGGCATAAGCTCTTGGATCAGAAAAGAAACAACTTGACGCTTCCATTATTCTTTTTTCAACCTTTGTGTCATTGGAGTGCAAAGATGACAGAGACAGGGCCATTCAGTAGGACCCCGGGTGCTATTGGCACCCCACAATCATATCACGGTACGATAGGTGCCCAAACAGATGCCCCACTGGGAGCGCACCTCAGACATCAGCAGTGATCAGAGCTGGCTCCAGTTGCTCCTGGTAGAAGCAGCACCAGTACCTGTCTTATGTAGCTTCTGAGCAAGCCATACATGTGCACCAGGCATCTGCCATACATGTATAGTGGTAGTGTGGAAGGggtttaaaataagtggaaattgggGGAAGAAAAATCCCCGGCAAGTAGGTAAAATGTTCCCAGCACCTCCtcatgtgaaggtagcctgggctataaattgtttgttcaaaagtagtaagaatatctgtgtatgtaaataattaaaatatagatgtagtagcataattatctgtctgtctatatgacaattgcacagacgccataatatgattctaaactgtatatacaagaaagagttaaccaaggtacaaatgaacaagggaaatattcattaagttaattgggagccttatcagtggtttcacacacagaaagaaggaataatacgcagagaggtattttataacatactggaaaaaaactggggagttgaatactccctactccctgttcaagtttcaaggtcaatgttgcattctgtataattgagtctttTTCAATAcacgagtccagtctatgacattggctcatacagggaacacgttttgtgtgatcattgtctgattcaatgATATCTGCGCAGATATATAGCTAATTCGATCCGTGCCTCTGAAAACTCTGAataaagataccattagctatcttcacctaaatttctcccttgacactcATACATTACAAGACGGCACATTAATCACCTCGCTCTCTCGATGGCTTCTGTCCGATGCACATTGGAAAGTTGCCCCAAGCAGAAGCGATCACCACCCGAGGGGTCCACGTAGCCGTCCACAGTGACAATGGGGCAGTTGGATGGGACTTTGAAGGTTTCTCCAACTTGAACGTCCATTTCAAAATAGGCGATGGAGCACCAATACTCGGGAGCTGCGGGAGGAAAAGCAGAAAATTGTGGCCCCAAAAACTTTACACGACTAGACGTGCTTCATACAGGAACAGAAGGCAGCAGAAATGGACGAAAAACCTTCTCTGCAGAAtacgtttttctttattttttcagtCATATATTGGGGTCTTCAAAATGATAGAAAGAGACTTTACCTGGGTGATTAGAGATCGGAGGCTGGAACGCGAGCTCGTTGTGCACAGGCCCTAAAAACAAACAAGATTCGAGTTAGGAAGCGAGGATTTTATTTACTagaagatttttggtactcacaGTAAGATCTCtgtctctgagccttcattgggaaACCGTTAACCATGGGGTGTATGCAGCTGCCACTAGCCAAGAAAAAAGTTAGCTCCTTAGTAGTGTACACCCACCAACCGGAGCTAAACCGATCAGTTTGTATGAAACCAGTAGGAAAAGCGACCTGAGAAGATACAGACTGGCCTAACCGAGAAACTAAACAGGGCggatgctgtgtcccccaatgaagggtcAGAGAAAGACTTTATGGtaagtacccaaaatcttcttttctctattgcttcattgggtggacacaggaaaccatgggacatCCCAAAACAATCCACAAGGGTGGGAAGAGAGAGGACTAGAAACACTGAAGAAGAGATTCTGAGATTGGTAACCAGCCACTGTAATTTGCAAGCCTTTACTACCTAGGCCGAAACTTTCCAAGACAAAAGGGTAAGACGGTGTGAACTCTGTAGAACTTGTAACAGGTAAGTACAGATAACTAGAAAAAACAAATTGAGGGCTGCCAAATAGGGACCTGAAGACGAATGGTCCTGGAgacccccagtcctgtgtgaagACAGCCAGAACTCCAGAGAGGACGCTCTGTCCCTTGCCCAATGTGTCCATGATGGCGGAGCGGAACCAGTCCAGAAGACCATTAAGAGGACTCTCCAGATAACAAACATCTGGGAGTCTAAGGAGACTGTCCTAGACAGGGGCGCAGAGACCAGAAACAATGTATCTTAGAAGCCGGTCAGGAGAATGAGAAGAACAGAACAAAAGGAAACTCTCTCACTCAAAGGAAGAGTAAACTGCCTTAGGAGAAGGGAGGAacccggacgcaggaccaccttgcTCAGGCGAAAGGAGGACAACAAGACGGGGCTGCTAGTCCTCACACTCGCCCCTGGAAGATCTAGTTGCCGTAAAAGCTTTCCCTGGAAAAAGGAATAGAAAGACTACAGTGGATGCAAATGGAGAGCACTATAAAGCGTTCAACACCAGATAAGGTCCCAGAGATCAACGGGAGGCAGCTAGAGGTTTATTACCTAGTGTGCCTGCCTTATGGACTCCATCCAAGAATGGGAACTATACTCCTTCAAGAATGATTAACAGGAGAGACCTgacctttaaaaaaaaaccaaaaaactgaggaaCAGACCGGACTCAAGGTCTGTTAGCAAATGCCCAGGAGGAAAGGGAAGAAAATGGCTTCACCACTTTGACAAACATCAATGATCTGATGGGAGAAACCAGAAGCTCTTGGAAACAAGGGGGGCCTAGGGAAACAAATTTGGAAGTTTCCACAAGGTGTCTGCGAGAAAGTAGACTACATCCATAGACCCGAATCCTTTGATCACTGCGGAACTAGAGGATGGTGAATGGAAACCAAAGGAGACCACCAAAGCGTAGGAACCAACCAGACTACATCAATAGACCCGAATCCTTTGATCACTGAGGAACTAGAGTATGGTGAATGGAAACCAAAGGAGACCACCAAAGCGTAGGAACCAACCCAACCAGTGAGATACACAGGACCTGGGAACAAACTGGTGGACCCAGTAATGGACCTTGGATGCCATCGGATTGATGATAGGGGTGCTTCACCATAAATGAATATCCGAGAACTGTCTGATGAGGCAACCACTTTTCCTGTCAAAGGTCTCTCAGGGGTTGGGAATATGGCGGTCCGGAGCTTACTTCGGGGATGTAAACTGCTAAAAAGCATCGGCACACAGTCCAGACCAGATACCTCTGCCATGAGTGATCAGGGTGACAAGGTTCCTCCTTGGTACAAGATAGGCATGGACAGCCTCACTAACAGAACCCACAATGAAAACCGGTCACAAAGGCAGACTCGTACCTTTACCATAGCTGGCGAAGGACATGCTGAGATCCGAATTTTGTAAGAAAGAAGGTGTAAGTGCCACATAACCAACTTGGTGGCTGAGGCAAGGACATCACCCGAGGCCACTGGGACCATGCTGCTTTCAGCCATGGGGCTCATAGTAAAAGGTAGGTCTGACTCACTGTATAATGGACAGAGCACATGGACCACTGCTTCAATCAATCATGTGGTAGATGGTAGATTAAGGGGAGTGGACAGAGCACCAGGACCGCTGCTGCAATCAACCATGCGGTACGTAGTAGGTGATAGACTTGCTGTGGATAGTGGACAGGGTACCAGGCGGTTGTCGGTATAGGTAAAGGCTCCATAGCTGCGGTCGAGGTCTGGACGCCATTAATGAATCATACCCAGATCTGAATAGAGTAGAGGCCTGAGAGGAAAGGGACGTACTCCAGAAAGCGGCTGCGAACAGAGCCCCAGAGGCAGAAGAAATGGGTAGACGCTCAATGACCGGGACCAAGGTCTGGGAAACCTTAGTGAAGACCGCCACCGACTGGGATAGTACTGCAGCCCATTCAGGGGGTCTGCTCTCGTTGAAGGAATTTGGGGGGGCTTTTGTAGGTCTGACATAGGTTGCTGGAAATGGTACAGAGCTGTCAGCTGACCTGATGGAAAGCTTCTCTTACAGGATGTAAGGCTACTGATTACCCAATCACAAGCTATGCCTGAAAGAccaaaaagcaaacaaaaacaacAAATATAAGATAGAAACTGGTCCAAGGGGAACAGTGTCTGCCTCCTACGGACACTAAGATAAAACTGATCGGCTTTGCCCCGGTCGGTGGGTGCAGCCTGCTGAGGAGGCGCTAACATTTTTCTTCggctagtgtcagcctcctagtgtcagcctcctagtgtcagcctcctagtgtcagcctcctagtgtcagcctcctagtgtcagcctcctagtgtcagcctcctagtgtcagcctcctagtgtcagcctcctagtgtcagcctcctagtggccGCAGCCTACACCCATGGTTTccagtgtcccccaatgaagcaataGACAAAACCCTGGTGCAAGTCAGTGCTCTCCGGCCATGGACAAGAGCTGTGCAAATTTCCATATGGACCTTGTGTTATTTActggatgttatcagtcattgtacagggggggaggaggtgagctgtgacatcacctattgtgaatgatggatcctgtcttatctactgtatataggtgttatcagtagagatgatcgaatatcacaaatattcggcttcgcgaatatctgacaaatagttcgccgctatgtgaatattcgatgcacaatgtaagtctatgggaagcccgaagagttgctattcgggtttcccatagacttacattgcgcattgaatattcgcaaatcttcgattagtggcgacctattcggcgactaTGGGTGTTACCGAATTTTttcagtattcgatcatccctagttatcagtcattgtacaggagggggaggaggtgagctgtgacatcacctattgtgaatgatggatcctgtcttATCTACTGTGTATAAGTGTTATCAGtccttgtacaggagggggaggaggtgagctgtgacgtcaGCATTTGCTGGTAACTTATCaatcatacaggaggaggaggtgagcaatGACaatctattgtgaatgatggaacctgtcttatctactgtatataaatgttatcagtcattgtacaggaggggaaggaggtgagctgtgacatcacctattgtgaatgatggatcttgttttatctactgtatataaatgttatcagtcattgtacaggaggggcagaaggtgagctgtgacatcacctattgtgaatgatagaTCCTGTCTTATCTACcgtatataggtgttatcagtcattgtacaggagggtatggaggtgagctgtgacttcagCGTTTGCTGGTAACTGTTAtcaatcattatacaggaggaggaggtgagctgtgacaatctattgtgagtggtggatcctgtgtatatagccctgtatatagaggtgtcatcactTATTATAATCCTGACTAATGAGGAGACTGCTAACAATGTCTCCTCTAAAGAACAAGAAAAGCTGATAAAATCGCAGGACATTTTCGGATTAATTCCCTTTTTAACAGATTTCTACCTAAATATATTCAGACATTTCAAAATCTCAATAACCCGGCCTCCATAAAGCCCCCATCCCCCGCGGGGTAAGGTTACAGTCACATGTTGGAGTCTTGGGTTTACTGTTTTTAGGAAAATTCTGCTAAATCCATGATAAGACTATAGGACAGTTTGTGAACAAAACCCAAGACTGAAGATgatgctgtgttatctactgtatacagagctGTTATCagacattgtataggaggaggaggaggaggaggaggtgagctgtgccatCACCTATCATATAGGTAAAAAATCAACTCAGAGGCTGGAAATGACAAAATTAAGTGTGAATCTCAGAAAaccaaaagtaaaaaaataaaataaaaataaaagtgtgAGTGCAATCCAtgggaaaaaaaaagaatattggAAGGTAAAACTTACAGTAATGTCCAGGATGGGGCATGGGTGGATGATGCTGAAGATGTCCGTTCTGGTGGTGAGACATATTGGGGGTGTAAGGTGCGGATCTACTTCCAGTCCAGGTTGTGGTACTGTCTACTAAAATATCACACAAAACATGGTTACTATGCCGCCCCCCCGTGAGGGGGTATAGCAGTCATGGACTAACATGGGATGCATCATAGGAGAGCACGGCAATGCTTTATGGGACCAGCTATCGAGGTGAAGAAAAGCAAAAGGAGCCATGTTGGATGATGGCAGAGGATGCTACACAATGGAGGCACCGTGATCCCCTCTCCCCTCATACAGTACTAAGCTTTCCCGCCACTTACTGTGATGATATGTGGCCGGCTGGGCATTAAAGCCGTTCTGCTGCGTCCCTGGGGGCGGCACGGAGGCGATCTGGAGCAATCCTTCACCGTGCGACGCCGCCAGTAAACTGGTGGGCTGACCTGTGGGGAGAGAGGACATCCTTAGTCATCTGCGGTCGGTCCTCTGCAAGTTTGAACTCCACAGCAATGAGTGGCCTGTACGGGGGTGATGAGCCCGGGCCGAACCCCCAGGAGAACACGGCTCTACCAGAAAAGAAGTGGCCACGATCCCCGACACAGCCATTTAAATCGCACAACCTAAGTTGttagcaggcatgggtggatcactgatccacccgtgcctattagctgcacatgtctgccgattggATCAGCAGACGTGCGGGGATTAGGCGACCTTGGATGTACTGTatgtgcatacacacacacacaaaaaaaaaaaaaaatatatattttttataatatatatatatatatatatatataaaaaaaaatgtatacatgtaaatatataatatttttatatttatataatttttatatatattatatatgaatatataaaaatttattatatatatatataaatataaattattataaatttttatatattcatagataatttttatatatatatatatatatatatatatatatatatatatatatatatatatatatatatatataaattatatatgaatatataaaaatttataatataatatatatatatatatatatatatatatatatatatatatataaaaaaaatataaattattataaatttttatatattcatatatatgatCATGAAAGGATTGAAAGTCTAAAACATCTACTAGTCATTATTCTGAAGGGAAACATATCTGAGATCTAGTGTAGTCCAGGCCTCAATATCAGACCTTTAAGTGTCGAGGAGGGCCTAAGCAATATTAGGCGGGTGGTTTTACCATTATGGCTGATTGTGTTTCATaaaggtgttacctgtcattgtagtcATGCCTGTGCTGATAATGAGTCTGCTGAGAAGTGTCAGTGGATGATGAGAGCAAAAACTGTAAGATTTCagggttttttgtttattttattaacTTAAAGATGAGATAGAAGattagggggggaaaaaaaaaaataaatttataaaactTTTACATTTTTTGGTGGAAAATTGTTTTAGTAGcagcaaaaaagtggagaaaaaaaactgCACATGTCAAGATGCTGCTGAAAATCCCCAATTGGAAATCTACTACAATGGAAACTGACCGGCCTGTCATTCAGGAGCCGGGAAAAGTTGAGTGACTTGGCTAATGGCTCCAATACATGTGGCGAGCAATAATGTTGGAAAACCATTACGGGCCATCAGACGGCGGTGCCCATTGGAATAGGGGGGAGGGGAGTGACTGCTGAATATTTCCACGGCCCCCGGACACTTACTGGTGGATGGGACGGGGATGCTGGAGAAGCTGGAGGCGTTGGGGGTGCTGGGCTCGCTGGCAACCAGCAGGGAGGAGTTGCTGTAGCTCTCGCTGGAGGAGCGGTTGCTGGGCGGGTGCTGGATGGTCTGGATTGAGTGCGCATcggaggagatgctctgctgcgcctccACGTAGTCATGGCCGTACTCGTCCTTCACCAGTAAGCTGGACGGAGCTGTCGCAAAATCACAGGAACGATCATTACAGCATCCGCAGGAAATAAAGACACCGGCCCCCTCCTCCCCGCGGTAAGATGGAGGACAGACTCATCTGTAGGACGTGACTTACCGGTACTCTGAATGGTTAACCCCGACAAGTCTGAAAGAGAAAGGAGCAATGTTATGGAGTAAAAGGAGAGAGACACAGTCTACATATACAGCTGTTCATGTAGGACACGGCGCCCCCATGTGGAGGTCTCAGGTGCAATGAATTAATAATACCGTACTCATCTATAAGAGCTTCCTATAGAGTCTCCTATTAGTCGTGATACATAaagaggcacagatagtactgcctccctataTATCACTGTATATGGTGtctgcacagatagtactgcctccctgtgtaTCACTGTAT contains:
- the LOC142257630 gene encoding mothers against decapentaplegic homolog 4-like — protein: MDLSGLTIQSTAPSSLLVKDEYGHDYVEAQQSISSDAHSIQTIQHPPSNRSSSESYSNSSLLVASEPSTPNASSFSSIPVPSTSQPTSLLAASHGEGLLQIASVPPPGTQQNGFNAQPATYHHIDSTTTWTGSRSAPYTPNMSHHQNGHLQHHPPMPHPGHYWPVHNELAFQPPISNHPAPEYWCSIAYFEMDVQVGETFKVPSNCPIVTVDGYVDPSGGDRFCLGQLSNVHRTEAIERARLHIGKGVQLECKGEGDVWVRCLSDHAVFVQSYYLDREAGRAPGDAVHKIYPSAYIKVFDLRQCHRQMQQQAATAQAAAAAQAAAVAGNIPGPGSVGGIAPAISLSAAAGIGVDDLRRLCILRMSFVKGWGPDYPRQSIKETPCWIEIHLHRALQLLDEVLHTMPIADPQPLD